In the genome of Mycoplasma nasistruthionis, the window AGTTGGTGCTGGTTCAGTAACAAAAATTCTTAAATAATTATTTTCAACAAACAAAACATCTTGCTTTGCAAGATGTTTTTTGTTTAAATGTATATAATTTTAATACTATGTTAAATATTGTTTTATATCAACCAGAAATTCATGTTAATACAGGTAATATCATTAGAACTTGCTATGCCTTAGGAGCAAAGCTTCATATCATTAAACCAATTGGTTTTGATTTACATCCTAAATGACTTAAACGTGCAGGAGCAGGACGTTTACTGTCAGACATTGAACATGAAGTTCATGATTCTTATCAAGATTTTGCTAATAAATACAAAGATAAAAATATTTATTATATAACCAGATACGGGCTAAAAACATATGATCAAGTTGATTTTAAAAATGAATATGACACTAAGCAAGAAATTTGATTAATGTTCGGAAGAGAATCGACTGGAATTGATAAAAATGTTTTAAAAGATCATATTGACAACTGCTTAAGAATACCGATGGTTTCCGCTATGCGTTCAATTAACTTAGGTAATTGTGTAAGCATTATTAGTTTTGAGGTTATGCGTCAGCTAGATTGAAATGATTTATCATTGTATGAAGTTGAAAAAGGGAAAGATTTTTTATTAAAACATGACAATTTTAAGTAAAAATAATCAAAAGATAAAAGACATCATAAAACTAAAAGATAAGAAATACAGGGATAAAAGTAAATTGTTTTTAGTTGAAGGCTATCATTTGGTAAATGAAGCAAAAGAAAAAGGTATTTTAGTTGAAACCTTAGAATTAATTGACAAAAACAAGTTTGATAATTCAATTCAAGTAAGTCCTGAAATTTTGGCATCATTAACTGATACAAAAACCCCTCAAGGTATAGTTGGGGTTTGTAAAATATCTGAAAATAACAGTGACATAGGTTCAAAAGTTTTGGTTTTGGATAATTTACAAGATCCAGGTAATGTTGGAACTATTATAAGAACAGCCAAAGCATTTGGTTTTAATGATATTATTATTAGCAATTTTGACTATTTTAATCCTAAAGTAATTAGATCATCTCAAGGGGCATTTTTTAAAACTAATTTATATAAAACAAATAATACAAGACATGAATTGATAAACCTAAAATCACAAGGTTATACAATTTACTCAACAATCTTAAACACAAACGCCAAACAACTTAATAGCGTAGTTGTCGATGACAAAAAACTAGTTATAGTAGTAGGCAATGAAGGTAATGGTATTAGCAAAGAAGTCCAAGAAGTTTCTGACTTTGGACTTTATATACCAATCGAATTTGAAAGTTTAAACGTAGCAGTTGCTACAGGAATTGTTTTAAATCACTTTTACAATGATAAAAAGAGGTAATTATGGATATGAAAGTGCAAGATATTATTAAAAACATTGAAAAACAAGAGTTTAATTTAGATTTTGAAGGTTATTCTAAAAAGCAAGTTGATGCTTTTTTAGAAAAACTTTCTAATGCCTTAACTTCACAGTTAAGTGACATTAATGACTTAAAAGATGAATTAAAAAAATATAAAAAACTTTATAAAGCAACTTTAGATTCTTATGGAGCTTGTCAAGAAGAGTTGAATAGATACAAGAGTGAAAGGAAAAAACTAGATGAACAATAATCAAGATTCAGAAAAAGAATACAAAAATTGAATCCAATGATTCCCTGGTCATATGGCAAAAGCCACAAGGGACATTAAAGAAAAAGCGAATTTAGCTGATGTTTTTATTGTTGTTTTAGATGCAAGATGTCCTATTAGCTCTTATAATGAAGATTTTGATTCAATAGCCCCACATAAACCACGTTTATTTATTATTACAAAAAGTGATTTAATGGATAAAACTAAAAAAGCTAAGATTGAAGCAAGGTTCAAAGGTGAAAAATTACTTTGATTAGACCTTAGAAAAGCATCATCAAGAAAACCGATATTAAATGCTGTGAAATCTTTAATGACCGAAAAAATCCAAAGAAACAAAGCTAAAGGAATGCTAATTACAAGAATGAAATCATTTGTTCTAGGAGTTCCAAACTGTGGTAAGAGTAGTTTAATCAATCTTGTTTCAGAAAAAAGTAGTTTAAAAGTTGCGAATTATCCAGGGGTCACAAAAGAAGTTAAGTGAGTTGTTAATGGTGAGTATCTATTCTTAGATACTCCAGGAATTTTATTACCTAGATTTGAAGACCAAGAAGTAGCTGTTAAGTTGCTTATAACAGGAGCTATAAAACTTGAAAACTTTCCTTTAGAATTTTGTGCTAGTTCAATGTATAAACTTGTGTCTAAGTATTATCCAGAAAGAATACAAGCCTTAGGCTTAGTGCCAAGCGATGACAAAATTGAAGTTTACAATCAACTTTATGAATATGGTGAGAAATTTAAAATTTTCAAAGAAAAAGGAAAAGTTGATTGAAACAAAACTTATATTCAATTCATTAATTGAGCCAAAAATCTTGATAATGTTACTTATGATTAATTCCTAAAATACTGAAATTTTTACACTGTTTAGTTATAAACAGTGTATTTTTTATATAATTTAAATTATGACAAATAACAATTATGATGCAAGTAGTATTAAGCAATTAAAGGGTTTAGAAGCCGTTAGAAAAAGACCGGGAATGTATATCGGTTCAACCGATGTAAATGGTTTACATCACTTAGTCTGAGAAATTGTTGATAACTCAATTGATGAAGCTTTAGCAGGTCATGCAACCAAAATTAATGTTGTTTTAAGACAAGATGGATCAGTTTTAGTGTCTGACAACGGTCGTGGAATTCCTGTGGATAAAGTTAAGGGTGAAAACAAAACAGCTGTAGAATTAGTCTTTACAGAGTTGCACGCTGGTGGAAAATTCAGTGATCAAGCCTATAAAACTTCTGGAGGTTTGCATGGAGTTGGTTCAAGTGTTGTTAATGCCTTATCAACCAAATTAATAGCGACAGTGTCAAGAAACAATAAGTTGTATCAAACAATTTTTAATCAAGATAAAATTGTCCAAAAAACGCAAGAAATTGGAACAAGTAAAGAAACGGGTACAACAGTGGAATTTTGGCCTGATTATGCACTATTTAGACGAGCTAAGTTAAATTTCTACAGAATTTCAGAAAGATTAAAAGAAAGTGCTTTTTTAGTATCAAATCTAAAAATCACATTAACTGATCAAATTGAAAATAAACAAGAAGTTTATCAGTACAAAGATGGATTAAAGTCATTCTTAAGCTTCTTAAATGACTCAAAAACTAACTTAATTGATCCAATTTCATTCAAAGGTGAAAGTAAAAATATTGAAATAGATTTTGCATTTCAATGAACGGATTCATATAATGAAACAATTTTAAGTTTTGTTAACAACGTTAAAACAAGAGACGGTGGAACTCATGAACAAGGTTTAAAATCTGCATTTAATAAAACCATTAATGAAATAGCCACAAAAGAAGGGGTTTTAAAAGGTGGAAAAACTTTTGATTTTGTCGATATATCAGAAGGTTTATCTGTTGTTTTATCACTGAAAGTTCCTGAAAGCTTACTTGAATTTGTTAGTCAGACGAAAGATAAATTAGGTACACCTGACGCGAAAACCGCAGTGGAAGATGTTGTTTCAAAAAACCTACAACATTGAATTAGTACAAATAAAGATTCTTGAAAGAAAATTTTAAATAAAATCAAAAGTGCCTATGACTTAAGAATTGAAGAAAAGAAAAACAAAGAAGAAGCTAGAAAATCTAAAAAAATTCTTAAAGAGAAAACAATTTTAAGCGATAAATTAACCCCAGCAACTTCGAAAAAAGTTGAAGAAAAAGAATTATTTTTAGTCGAAGGAGATTCGGCTGGTGGTAGTGCTAAAAGTGGAAGAGACAGAAAATATCAAGCAATTTTACCGCTAAGAGGTAAGGTTATTAACTCAGAAAAGAAAAAATTATCTGATGTGCTTAAAAACACTGAAATAAGTACAATTATTAACACAATAGGTGCCGGTTTTGGTAAAGACTTTGATGCTTTAAAAGCACAGTATGGAAAAATTATAATCATGACAGATGCCGATACTGACGGAGCCCACATTCAAGTTTTATTATTAACATTTTTCTACCGTTTCATGAAACCTTTGATTGACCAAGGAAAAGTGTTTATTGCGCTTCCACCTCTATATAAGGTGCTTTTAAGTAAATCTAAGCAAGTTAAATATGCTTGAGATGACGATGACTTAAAAGATATTTTAGACAATACAAAAGAAAGTTATGAACTACAGCGTTATAAAGGTTTAGGCGAAATGAACGCCGATCAACTTTGAGAAACTACAATGAATCCTGAAACGAGAACATTAATTCAAGCAACCATTGAAGATGCTATGCGAGCTGAACGTAGAATAAGTGTTTTAATGGGTGAAAATGCTGAATATAGACGTGAATGAATTGATCAAAACGTTGATTTTTCAGCAGAAGATGATTATATTGAAAAATTAACTGACAAATTAGATTTTGCTGAATAGAAAAATAATTCTTTAATACCTATGCGCAAGCACAATAAGAGAATTTGTAAAAGATAAATTTTTAATTTTTTGTGTTATAATTTATAGGCTTTATAACTGATATAAACATATTAGCTAATATTTTAGAAAGGATTATGAAATGTCAAGAAGAGATGTCTTAACAGGTAGAGGTCCTCAATCAGGAAACAAACGTTCTCACGCATTAAACGCTACAAAAAGAAAATTTAATGTAAACTTACAAAAAGTTAGAGTAACAGTTGATGGACAAAGACTAACATTAAAAGTTAGTGCAAAAACATTAAAAACCTTAAAAAACAAAGGTTTAATCTAATTTTAGATTTATATTCACTACATAATAGAAAAACGCCTTGATCAAGCGTTTTTTATTTTGCTTTTGCAATAAAAAAACTTGCTTATAAAGAAGCAAGTTTAAGTATCTTATTCTAAATTTGAACCTGTTTTGTTTTTAAAGTTCATTTTGATTGGACAACCTTTAAAATCAAAAGTTTGTCTTAATTGATTTTCTAATTGTCTTTGATAAGAGAAGTGTAAGAATTTTTTATTGTTAACAAAAAATGTAAATGTAGGAATTTTACCGTTTTCTTGACGAGCAAAATAAATATGTAATCTACCACCATTATACGATTGAGCTGGTTGAATTAATTGAATTTCCATTAATAAGTTTGAAAGTAAAGCAGGTTTAATTTTTCTTTCAAGATTGTTTCTAACTTCAGCAATAGTTTTGTATAAAGTATTTAAACGTTGATTAAATTTAGCTGAAATAAATACAAAAGGCACTCAAGGAACAAAGTGAAATTTTTGTCTTAATTTCTTTTCATATTCAGCCATAGTGTTTGTTTCTTTAGCAATTAAGTCCCACTTGTTAATAACCATAATAATTGGTTTTTCATTTTCAAGTGCATAACCAATAATTCTTGAATCAAAGTGTGAAATTTCAGGTTGGGAAGCATCAATAACAATTAAAGTTAAATCTGCATCTGATAATGAATTCATAGCACGCATTAAGGCATAATGATCAACTGATTCAACAAGTTTAGATTTTTTAGTAATTCCGGCAGTGTCAATAATGTTGTATAACTGTTCATTAATAACAACATCAGCTTTAACGCTGTCTCTGGTTGTACCTGCAATTTCTGAAACAATAGATCTTTCTTGTTGAGATAAATTGTTTAATAGTGAACTTTTTCCAGCATTTGGTTTTCCGATAATAGCTAATTTAAAACTATCTTCTTCTTGAATATCGTCAAAGTCTAGATACTCAACACATTTATTTAAAACATCTCCAATACCTTCACCATGAAGCGCAGAAATACCAAAAATATCATCAACACCTAAACGATATCAACTGTAATCAAATTGTTGATTTCCTTCAAGCTTATTTGCAACAGCAATAATTGGTTTTGATGAACGTCTTAAAATATTCATAATGAACATATCATCATTTGTTATTTCTGAATTTCCATCAAATAAAAATAAAATTACATCAGCTTCTTCAATAGCAATTTTAGCTTGTGTTTGAATTTGTTCCTGAAAAGGACGGTTCTCAATTTCAATTCCACCAGTGTCAATAATTTTAATATCGTGTCCTGTTCAGTGAACGGTTTCATATAAACGGTCTCTGGTCACACCTGGTTCATCATGTACGATTGAAACACGTTTACCAATTAGTTTGTTGAAAAAAGTACTTTTTCCAACATTAGGTTTACCAACAATAGCGACTGTATTACGCACTTAAACCTCCTTTTTGCTTAACTATTTCTAAGATTTTGTCAATTACTTCTTCCATTTCCATTGATGTTGAATCTATGTAAACAGAATCAGGTGTTCTTTGTAAAGGGTCTAATTGACGGTGAAAATCTTGTTCATCACGAAGTTTAGTTTCAACAATAACTTCATCTAAAGTTATGTCATAATTCATAGCTCTTAACTGTTCGTATCTACGTTTTGCACGAATTTGTGGGTCAGCAAATAAGAAAACTTTAACTTCTGCATGTGGCATGATTTTATAAGTTGTATCTCTACCGTCGATAATATAACCCTTATCCTTTAGAGTGATTTTTTGTATAAAATCAACCACAAATTCTCTAACTCTAGGGATTTTTGCAATAATCGGAGTTATTTTTGAAATAAACTCTGAACGAATTTGTCTTGAAATATCTTCGCCGTTTAGCATTGTTACATCGTTAGGTAGTAGTTGAATTTTACAATCAGCTAAAATGTTTTCCATTTGAACTGGATCATTGTTTTGTTCTAATAAATATCCATGTTTATTAGCTTGATAAGCTACAGCACGATAAATGCTTCCGCTGTTAATAAAAGTATAACCAAGTATTTGTGCAATTTGTTTGGAAATGGTACTTTTTCCTGCGCCACTTGGTCCGTCAATAGCAATATTAACTTTCATAATTAACCCTTTCTAATCCTTTAAAATTCATAAACAAAAACACACAGCACGTTAAATGTCAATTTTATTAACAATTATAGTCGTGGTGCGTGATTCTTGGTTTTCTTGATTCACATTTTTATTTTGACTGATTATGTCTAATAAATATAAATTTGGTTTATCACTGTCGAATTCGTATTTGTTAACAAAAGTACCATCAAGCTCTAAGCATGCTTGATTGGTCTTGTTTAATTGGTCTAAAATCATCCTGTATGAATTGTAGTTGGTGGCAAAAAGTTCCTCATTAATTCTGTTTTGAGGACAAGCATTTTTAAAAGGAGTAAATTCAGTTTTAAGCTGTGCATTTTTAGTCAATGAATTAATTCATTGAATTTCTGAAATTAGTTCCTTATCTTGATTTATTGCTAAGTTTTTTAAGCGTTGAAATAAGATACTTTTATTCATGATTTTAGCCTTATATTGATATATAGTATTTTACTAAAATCTAGTTCCTTTTGAACTAAAAACTACAATAAATAAAAGTAAATAAAAAATATCTGTCTTTTAAGCCTACGTCACTGGCTTAAACAGATATTTTTAGTTAAATGCTTTTTGCAGATATTTGTTAAATTTTTCAAAATCTAATTTAGCGATTGAATTTAAATAATTTCAATTAGCTTTAATTATATATGTCATATATTCAGTATTGTCATTAAATAGTGAAGCTAATTCAATTTTTTCACTAAGTTCATATTCATTTTGAAAAACACCTTTTTCATACTGATACGGAGAAGAATTGACAATAAAAACACAATAATTTAAAAGTGATTTATAAAATCATTTTTCAGAAATGTTTTTTCTTCATAAAATACCAGAAACATAGTCTTTTAGACTTGAAATACGATCAGGAACTATTCTGGTGTTTTTAAATTGAGTTTTAACAAATTCGCATTCATCATAACGAATTTGTTCGTATAGCCTAGTGTCAAAGGCTTGAAAGTATTCGGAAGTAATAATTATTTTAGGTTCAGTTTTATTTTTGTTGTTGTGATAATAAAATAAAGTGATATAAATTACAATTACAAGAACTTCAAAACAAGTTAGATAAAAAATTAAAGCTTTTACATTTGAAAGAAAGTTAAAGTTTTCAATCATAGAACTTGAAAAACTAAAACTTTTAATAGTGTTAGTACCCACTAAAATAAAAAAAACAATGTCAATCAAAAATGCTACTAAACCAATTGCTGATTTAGTAATTAGTTGATTTTGTAATCAACTAAAAACAAATTTAGCTTTAGCAAAATGATACACTCTTTGTCTGATGCTTGTCAGCACCCTATAAAGAATGAAAAGAATAATTGTAAATAGAATTATCATTAAACTATCTACAAAAGTTATTATTGAATTATTCATAATATTATTTTACTAAATATAAATATATAAAAATGTATAAAATATAAGCATGGGATTTTTTAAAAAATTAATTAACAAAGTTTTCAAAAAAGATGAAGTAACTCAAGAACAAAAAGTTAAAGAATTACAACAAGAATTTGAACAAAAACAACAGCTTGAAGTAATTAAAAGTGATAAGTTCCAAAAATATGAAGAAGGATTTAATGCTTCTTCATCTTTTGGTAAACAGTTGCTAGAAATTCAAAATAGACACATAAAGATAGATGAAGAGTTTTTTGAAGAATTAGAAGAACTATTAATTATGTCAGACATTAATTCAAACTTAGTTGATGTTATGATAGAAAGAATTAAATCTGAAGTTAGGACAAATAACATTGATGATCCAAAACTGATCGGTGAAATAGTTGCTGATCAAATGTTTGCAATTTATACAAATGATTCGATTGTTAATACTAACTTAAACTATGAAGATGGTAGATTGAATGTCTTTATTTTTGTCGGAGTCAATGGTTCAGGTAAAACCACTTCAATCGCTAAAATGGCTTATAAATACATCAAAGAAGGTAAGAAAGTTTTAATAGCAGCTGGCGATACTTTTAGAGCTGGTGCAGTTAATCAATTAGGTGTTTGAGCAGATAGAATTGGTGCAAACATTGTCAAACCTGACAAAGAAGGCGCTGACCCTTCAAGTGTTGTATATAAGGCTTGTCAAATGGCTGTAGAGCAAGAATATGATTTATTAATCATCGATACAGCAGGTAGATTACAAAATAAAGTCAATCTAATGAAAGAACTTGAAAAAATGGTAGGCGTTATTCATAAGTTTGTTGAAGACGCACCACATGAAACTATTTTAGTACTTGATGCAACCACTGGTCAAAATGGATTATCTCAAGCTAGAGGTTTTAAAGAAGTATGTGATTTAACTGGTATTGTGTTAACTAAAATGGATGGAACAAGTAAGGGTGGTATTGTTTTATCAATTAAAGATGAATATGATTTAGATGTTAAATACGTTGGTTTAGGTGAAAAACTTGATGATTTACAAGAGTTTGATTTAGAGTTATTTATTTATCAAATGACTAAGGATCTAATCAATGAATAACAGATCGATGGAAGCAGTTGTTAAATATAACAAACTGTTTGATTTGTATGAAAATTTATTAACTCAAAATCAAAAGCAAGTTTTTAAATTATATTTTCAACAAGATTTATCATATGCTGAAATTGCTGAAATAATGGCAACTACTAGAAGCGCTGCGTTTGATACACTTAAAAAAGCATTAGCTAAACTTGATAAACTTCATGATTCATTACAATAATCAAAACAACCTATAAATAGGTTGTTTTTCATATTTAAAAGTTATACTTTTAAATTTGGTTTTTATTAACTAAATTGGGTATAATAAACATATGAAAAAAACAAGTCAATTTTTTATGGTATTTTTGCTATTTTATTTGTTGTAGCTTTTCTAGCTTCATCAATTATGGCTTCAATATTATTTACTAATGAATATGGAAATTCACAATTTGTATTAAATAATGATTTCAGCACAACATATGTTTATTCATTTACAAGTGGAACATTAGATGGTCAAATTTTACAGTGAG includes:
- a CDS encoding tRNA (cytidine(34)-2'-O)-methyltransferase; its protein translation is MLNIVLYQPEIHVNTGNIIRTCYALGAKLHIIKPIGFDLHPKWLKRAGAGRLLSDIEHEVHDSYQDFANKYKDKNIYYITRYGLKTYDQVDFKNEYDTKQEIWLMFGRESTGIDKNVLKDHIDNCLRIPMVSAMRSINLGNCVSIISFEVMRQLDWNDLSLYEVEKGKDFLLKHDNFK
- a CDS encoding TrmH family RNA methyltransferase; the encoded protein is MTILSKNNQKIKDIIKLKDKKYRDKSKLFLVEGYHLVNEAKEKGILVETLELIDKNKFDNSIQVSPEILASLTDTKTPQGIVGVCKISENNSDIGSKVLVLDNLQDPGNVGTIIRTAKAFGFNDIIISNFDYFNPKVIRSSQGAFFKTNLYKTNNTRHELINLKSQGYTIYSTILNTNAKQLNSVVVDDKKLVIVVGNEGNGISKEVQEVSDFGLYIPIEFESLNVAVATGIVLNHFYNDKKR
- a CDS encoding DivIVA domain-containing protein, whose amino-acid sequence is MDMKVQDIIKNIEKQEFNLDFEGYSKKQVDAFLEKLSNALTSQLSDINDLKDELKKYKKLYKATLDSYGACQEELNRYKSERKKLDEQ
- the ylqF gene encoding ribosome biogenesis GTPase YlqF gives rise to the protein MNNNQDSEKEYKNWIQWFPGHMAKATRDIKEKANLADVFIVVLDARCPISSYNEDFDSIAPHKPRLFIITKSDLMDKTKKAKIEARFKGEKLLWLDLRKASSRKPILNAVKSLMTEKIQRNKAKGMLITRMKSFVLGVPNCGKSSLINLVSEKSSLKVANYPGVTKEVKWVVNGEYLFLDTPGILLPRFEDQEVAVKLLITGAIKLENFPLEFCASSMYKLVSKYYPERIQALGLVPSDDKIEVYNQLYEYGEKFKIFKEKGKVDWNKTYIQFINWAKNLDNVTYD
- the parE gene encoding DNA topoisomerase IV subunit B, which codes for MTNNNYDASSIKQLKGLEAVRKRPGMYIGSTDVNGLHHLVWEIVDNSIDEALAGHATKINVVLRQDGSVLVSDNGRGIPVDKVKGENKTAVELVFTELHAGGKFSDQAYKTSGGLHGVGSSVVNALSTKLIATVSRNNKLYQTIFNQDKIVQKTQEIGTSKETGTTVEFWPDYALFRRAKLNFYRISERLKESAFLVSNLKITLTDQIENKQEVYQYKDGLKSFLSFLNDSKTNLIDPISFKGESKNIEIDFAFQWTDSYNETILSFVNNVKTRDGGTHEQGLKSAFNKTINEIATKEGVLKGGKTFDFVDISEGLSVVLSLKVPESLLEFVSQTKDKLGTPDAKTAVEDVVSKNLQHWISTNKDSWKKILNKIKSAYDLRIEEKKNKEEARKSKKILKEKTILSDKLTPATSKKVEEKELFLVEGDSAGGSAKSGRDRKYQAILPLRGKVINSEKKKLSDVLKNTEISTIINTIGAGFGKDFDALKAQYGKIIIMTDADTDGAHIQVLLLTFFYRFMKPLIDQGKVFIALPPLYKVLLSKSKQVKYAWDDDDLKDILDNTKESYELQRYKGLGEMNADQLWETTMNPETRTLIQATIEDAMRAERRISVLMGENAEYRREWIDQNVDFSAEDDYIEKLTDKLDFAE
- the rpmB gene encoding 50S ribosomal protein L28 translates to MSRRDVLTGRGPQSGNKRSHALNATKRKFNVNLQKVRVTVDGQRLTLKVSAKTLKTLKNKGLI
- the der gene encoding ribosome biogenesis GTPase Der, with translation MRNTVAIVGKPNVGKSTFFNKLIGKRVSIVHDEPGVTRDRLYETVHWTGHDIKIIDTGGIEIENRPFQEQIQTQAKIAIEEADVILFLFDGNSEITNDDMFIMNILRRSSKPIIAVANKLEGNQQFDYSWYRLGVDDIFGISALHGEGIGDVLNKCVEYLDFDDIQEEDSFKLAIIGKPNAGKSSLLNNLSQQERSIVSEIAGTTRDSVKADVVINEQLYNIIDTAGITKKSKLVESVDHYALMRAMNSLSDADLTLIVIDASQPEISHFDSRIIGYALENEKPIIMVINKWDLIAKETNTMAEYEKKLRQKFHFVPWVPFVFISAKFNQRLNTLYKTIAEVRNNLERKIKPALLSNLLMEIQLIQPAQSYNGGRLHIYFARQENGKIPTFTFFVNNKKFLHFSYQRQLENQLRQTFDFKGCPIKMNFKNKTGSNLE
- the cmk gene encoding (d)CMP kinase, yielding MKVNIAIDGPSGAGKSTISKQIAQILGYTFINSGSIYRAVAYQANKHGYLLEQNNDPVQMENILADCKIQLLPNDVTMLNGEDISRQIRSEFISKITPIIAKIPRVREFVVDFIQKITLKDKGYIIDGRDTTYKIMPHAEVKVFLFADPQIRAKRRYEQLRAMNYDITLDEVIVETKLRDEQDFHRQLDPLQRTPDSVYIDSTSMEMEEVIDKILEIVKQKGGLSA
- the ftsY gene encoding signal recognition particle-docking protein FtsY: MGFFKKLINKVFKKDEVTQEQKVKELQQEFEQKQQLEVIKSDKFQKYEEGFNASSSFGKQLLEIQNRHIKIDEEFFEELEELLIMSDINSNLVDVMIERIKSEVRTNNIDDPKLIGEIVADQMFAIYTNDSIVNTNLNYEDGRLNVFIFVGVNGSGKTTSIAKMAYKYIKEGKKVLIAAGDTFRAGAVNQLGVWADRIGANIVKPDKEGADPSSVVYKACQMAVEQEYDLLIIDTAGRLQNKVNLMKELEKMVGVIHKFVEDAPHETILVLDATTGQNGLSQARGFKEVCDLTGIVLTKMDGTSKGGIVLSIKDEYDLDVKYVGLGEKLDDLQEFDLELFIYQMTKDLINE
- a CDS encoding sigma factor-like helix-turn-helix DNA-binding protein, which gives rise to MNNRSMEAVVKYNKLFDLYENLLTQNQKQVFKLYFQQDLSYAEIAEIMATTRSAAFDTLKKALAKLDKLHDSLQ